The genomic DNA ACTTACGATGGGTACTGTGCAGCCGTGGAGGCTTCGACCATGAAAGCATCCGTTTTTGTCGGCACCAGTCTCGATGGTTTTATCGCCCGCGTCGATGGGGCTCTCGATTTTCTCCCGCCGGGCGGCGGCGAACCGCACGGCTACGACGAGTTCATGGCGACGGTGGATGCCTTGGTCATCGGCCGCAATACCTACGAGACGGTACTGGCTTTTGATCCGTGGCCGTACGGGAAGAAACGCGTTTTCGTGCTCACTACCGGCACGCTTGCGGCCGCTCCACCGGGTGCGATCGTAGAGCCTATGTCGGGCGATCCCAACGACATCGTGTCGCAGCTTTCCAGTCGCGGCATCGGGCATATCTACGTGGATGGTGGCATCACCATTCAGCAGTTTCTCCAGGCCGGACTCATCCAGCGCCTTATCGTTACGCGTGTTCCGGTACTCATCGGTTCGGGCATCCCACTCTTTGGCCCGCTGCAACAGGACGTGGCGCTCAAACATGTCGCGACACGTCAGTACGCCAGCGGGCTGGTTCAGAGCGAGTACGACATCGCATGAGTCCATCATCCACGGGTTATTCGGGAACGCCTCTTGCGAAGAAGCTCGGCATCGTGGAGGGCAGTCGCGTCGTTACCCTGCACGCGCCCGACGGCTACACTCGCTGGCTCTCACCCATTCCATCGGATGTCGTGTTCGAAGGGAAAGTCACACCGCTGACCGATATCGTGCATGTTTTCAGCACCGGGAAAGCAGAACTGAAGGTGACGCTGGAAACCTTGCGAAACGCCATCAAGCCTTCCGGAACGGTGTGGGTATCCTGGCCCAAGAAAACATCGAAGCTGCCCACGGATATCACCGACAACACGATCCGCGAGGTGGCGCTTCCGCTCGGCTTCGTCGATATCAAAGTCTGCGCGGTAAGCGACGTGTGGTCAGGACTGAAGCTCGTCATTCGCAAGGAACAGCGATAAAAAAAGCCCGCCGGTAAGGCGGGCTTTTACTTGAAGCAAACGAGCCGAAGAGATCAGGCTGCGCTGGTAACGCCGTAACCCTTCAAACGCTGCGCGAAGTTCTGCAGCGCCTGGATACCACTCTGCTCGGCTTCGTGAATCCACTGCTGCAGACCATTGAGTGCCTGGTCCGCACCGCGCTGTTCCATCAGGGCCGACAGACGCGTGCGGAAGTCGCACACCGTCTGCAGAGTCGGGCGCTTGGCCAGCACGGCCTGCATGCGGTCGCGACCTTCGTTGTCCAACCAGCGACCGCCATCGGCCAACGCCAGGCGCATGCGGCGCGGCACCGACTTGATGTTCTCGCCGGCATGCTGCGCTTCGTCGCGCAGGGTCGGCACGATGACTTGACGGTAATAATCGGTCATGGCCTGGAAGCGATGAGTCAGCACGGCCTTGAGCGTTTCGGCATCCGGCAGGTGTACGTTCGGGCGAATGTCCAGCGCCGGCGCAACGCGCAGCACCTTGGCCAGGCCCACGGCACGCAGCATGCAGATCGCTGCCCAGCCGATATCGAACTCCCACTTGCGCAGCGCGAACTTGGCCGAGCTCGGGAATGCGTGATGATTGTTGTGCAGCTCTTCACCGCCGATCCAGAAACCCCACGGGATCAGGTTGCGCGCAGTGTCGGCGCTTTCGAAATTGCGATAGCCCCACCAGTGACCGATACCGTTGACGAAGCCGGCGGCCCAGAACGGGATCCAGATCATCTGCACGGCCCAGATCAGGCCACCGATGACACCGAACAACGACAGGTCGATGACCGCCATCAGGGTCGGGCCCCAATAGGGGTGCGCGCTGAACAGCTTGCGCTCGATCCAGTCGTCCGGCGTACCGCGGCCGTACTTCTCCATGTCTTCCTTGTTCTCGCTTGCATCGCGATACAAGGAAACGCCATCGAGGAACACCTTCTTGATGCCGTAGATCTGCGGGCTATGCGGATCTTCTTCGGTCTCGACCTTGGCGTGGTGCTTGCGATGGATCGCCACCCACTCCTTGGTGACCATGCCGGTGGTGAGCCAGCCCCAGAAACGGAAGAAGTTCGCGATCAGCGGATGCAGATCGACGCCACGATGGGTCTGGCAACGGTGGAGGTACAGCGTCACCGTAAAGATGGTGATCTGCGTCATCACCAACGTATAGACCAGCATGGTGACCCAGCTGGCGTTGGTCAGTCCCTGGGACAGGAAAGTCAGCACTGCATCAAGCATGTATTTGCACTCGGGTATTTGGGTCTGAGTCTAGAACAGGGTGTCCGTACCCGCCAGCATGGAACCCTATGAATCTGAACGGCGAAATGTGCCGCAGTTCCCAGGGCTTTCGAGCGCCCGGTTGTTTAACGGTGTGGGCACCGTGACAATCATGCAATGACCGCGCCTACTACCGTTTTACAGCTACAAGATGTCAGCCGCCACCGCGCCGGCCGCCCCGCCGTGCAGGGTCTCAGCCTGACCCTGGACTCGGGACAGGTACTGGGTTTGCTGGGCATCAACGGGGCCGGTAAATCCACCACCTTGTCGATGATCGCCGGCGCCCTGAGCCCGGACAGCGGGGAGATCAGGCTGAACGGCGAAGACTTCCTGGAACGGCCTGAGCTGGCGCGCCAGGTCATAGGCTGGTTGCCCGAACGTGCCCCGTTGTGGCCGGAATTAACGGTCATCGAACATCTCGAGGCTCATGGAAGGCTGCGCGGCCTGGCATCTGCGGCGTTATGTCAGGCGCGCGACGCCGTGCTGGAGCGACTGGATCTGACCTCGCTGAGCCGACGCCTGGCCGGCGTGTTGTCGCAAGGCCAGCGCCAGCGGCTGGGCCTGGCCTGCGCACTGCTGCACAAGCCCGGACTGCTCGTGCTTGACGAGCCGGCCAATGCGCTCGATCCGGTGCAGGTGTCCATGCTGCGCACGCTGATTCGCGAAGTCGCCGACCAGGGCGCCGCCGTTATCCTCTCCACCCATCTGCTTGCCGAAGTCACCGCCGTCTGCGATCGCGTGGCGATTCTGCACGAGGGCACGTTGCGCTACGACGCGGCGATCGCGGGCGCCGGCCACGAAGCGCTGGAACAGACCTTTTTTGATATCGCCCTGCGTGGCGGCACAGGGAAACAGGCTGCATGAGTGTTTTGGCTGTGACGCGGCTGGAGTTGCGCCGCCTGTTCGTGCGCCCGCTCGCCTGGGTATTGGCCGCGCTGACGCTGGCCGAGCTGGCCTGGCGTTTCGTGCTGCTGCTGGGGGCGTTTCTCGCCAACCAGATCAAACTTGGCGCCACGCCAAGCGGTCCCGGCTATACCGATCTGGTCGCGGTGCCGATATTGAGCAGCTTTTTGACCGCCGGCGTGATCCCCTTCGGCCTGATCGAAATGGCGCTGGTCATCGTGCCGGTGTTGACCATGGCCAGCATCGCCGGCGAACGCACGCAGGGAACCCTGCCGCTGTTGTTCGGCACCGGTTTGCCAGCCTCACGGATCGTATTGGGTAAATATCTCGCGCTGCTGCTGTGGCTGGTGCTGTGGCTGCTGCTGGCCATCGCGATGCCGCTCAGCATCGCCCATGGCGTGCATCTGGATACGGGCAAGTTCGCGGCGGCGACGCTCGGTACCGCGCTCGCCCTGGCCACCCTGGCGGCCATCGGCGTTGCCTGTTCGGCCTTTTCCTCGCATCCGGCGATCGCAGCGGTGGCCAGCCTGATGATCGGCCTGGCGCTTATCGGCGTGAATTCCGGTGCGCAGATGGCCGGGATCGATAACGGGGCCATCAACTGGCTCGCACTCAGCACCCATCTGGAGACCCTGCTGCGCGGCCTGGTATCGACCAGCGACGTGCTGTGGTTCGTGCTGGTCATCGTATTCGCGCTGGCGCTGGCGACGCGCCGCCTTGCGGCAGACAAGGAGCGCGGCTGATGAAGCGTCGACTTTCGCAACGACTCGACGGCTGGTTGTTCGCGCTCGCCCTACTGCTGGGCGTCGCCGCGCTGGGCTATCTGAGCACACGCTACGACCACAGTTTCGACTGGACCTACGGCGGGCGGGCCAGCCTTCCGCCGGAAAGCCGCGCGGTGCTGGCGACGCTCAAAGGTCCGGTGGAGATCGTCAGCTACGCCAATCCCCAAGGCGATCTTCGGCAGACCATTGCCGGCTTTATTCAGCGCTTCCAGCGCGTCAAGCCGGACATCAACCTGCACTTCGTCGACCCGCAGCAAGACCCGGCGGCAATGCGCGAGCAAGGCATTACGGTCGACGGTGCCCTGATCCTGCACTACCAGGATCGCGAGCAACGCCTGGACGAACTGGACGAGCGCAGCCTTACCAATGCACTGGAGCGACTCGCGCGCGGCGGCGAGCGTATCGTCGCTTTCGTCACCGGCGATGGCGAACGTCGTGCCGACGGCAAAGGCAATGCCGACCTGGGCACCTTCATCGCGCAGCTTGAAGGGCGCGGCATGCGTGCGGTGCCGTTGAATTTCGCGCAGGTCACCGGCGTGCCCGAGCACACCAACCTGGTCGTACTCGCCAGCCCCTCACTGGCCTTGCCACCCGCCGAGATCAAGGCGCTGGTCGACTACGTCAATAACGGCGGCAACCTGCTGTGGCTGACCGAACCGTCGAACGACGATCTCGGGCTCTCGCCACTGGCAGAAGCGCTGGGCGTCCGCGTCCTGCCTGGCGTACTGGTCGACGGCCAGGGTGTCGCGCTGGGCTTGAAAGATCCACGCATCCTTGCCTTGGGCGACTACCCTGCACAGGCCATCACGCGCGGCTTCATGCTGTCGACGGTATTCCCGCAGGTTTCCGCGCTGGCGAAGGTATCGAACGCGAATTGGGGCATTGCACCCTTCCTGCGCTCAGGCGCGCAGAGCTGGACCGAGTTCAAGCCGATCGACAACGCACACGACTCGACCATTCGCTACGACGCCGACGCAGGCGAACTCAAGGGCCCGCTGGACTTCGGTTTTGCCTTGAGCCGTATTTCGCCCAGCCCCGACAAAGCCGAACAGCGCGCCGTAGTCATCGGCGATGGCGACTTCCTTTCCAACAGCTTCCTCGGCAACGGCGGCAATCGTGCCTTGGGCGAACGCGTCTTCGACTGGTTGCTGGGCGACGACGCACTGGTCAACCTGCCGCCGCGTGGAGCGCCAGACCGCCTGCTGCAATTGTCGCAAGCGCAACTCAACGCGGTGAGCATGGGCTTTCTGCTCGGGCTACCGCTGGCCTTGCTGCTGGCGGGCACGTGGATCGCCTGGCGCAGGCGTCGCGCATGAAACGCGCGACGCGCGGTCGGCTGGTGCTGCTGGTCGTCGTGGGCGCCGTGGTGGTCGCGGCGCTATGGCAATGGCAGCGCGACCGGCACGACGATCCGGGCAATCTGCTCGGCATCGATCCTGCCGCGGTCGACCAAATCGGCCTGCAATTTCAAAGTGCGCCGATGCAGCATTACAGCCGCCATGACGGCCATTGGTGGAACGCCGATAGCCACAACGCACGCGCGGACGATGGCCGCCTCAACGAGCTGGCTCAGACGGCCGCCGCCGAGGTATTGCAATGGCGACCCGCACAGGATTTCTCGCTGTCCAGGATCGGGCTGGCACCGCCCTCGGCCACCCTGGAATTGAACGGCCAGCGCGTGGAATTTGGCGAAACCTCGGTGACCGGGCCACAGCGCTACGTGCGCGTGGGCGATCGTATCGCCCTGATTCCAGCGCGTTATTCTCCGCGTCCGGTCGAAGGCAAGGCGATGTCATTGGGGTTGTAAGCCCTCGAACATTGATCGCCTCCTTACATCCGATCTTGTACAACGGGCGGGATTCCCCATATCCGGGGCAGTACACGAGAACCTCAAGGAGTCACCAGATGAGCAAGCAACCGATCGGCGTGGTCGGCATGGCGGTCATGGGCAGCAATCTTGCGCTCAATATCGAAAGTCGCGGCCACACGGTATCGATCTGGAATCGGTCCAGGGAACTGACCGACGAGGTGATCGCCAAGCACCCGGGCAAGAAGCTTGTCCCGACCTATACGCTGGAAGAATTCGTCGACTCGCTGGAAAAGCCGCGGCGCATCCTGCTGATGGTCAAGGCCGGCCAGCCGACCGACGACACCATCGAGAAACTCAAGCCGCTGCTGGACAAAGGCGACGTGCTGATCGACGGCGGCAACACGTTCTTTCAGGACACCATCCGTCGTAACCAGGATCTGGCCAAGTCCGGCCTGCACTTCATCGGCACCGGCGTGTCCGGCGGCGAGGAAGGTGCGCTGCATGGTCCGTCGATCATGCCCGGCGGCGCACGCGAGGCCTATGACCTGGTCGCGCCGATTCTCACCGAGATTGCCGCCAAGGCACCCGGCGATGGCGAGCCCTGCGTGGCCTATATGGGCCCCGATGGCGCCGGCCATTACGTGAAGATGGTGCACAACGGCATCGAATACGGCGACATGCAGCTGATCTCGGAAAGCTACGCCGTGCTCAAGAACGTGCTCGGTCTTTCCAACGACGAGCTGGGCAAGGTATACGCCGAATGGAACACAGGCGAACTCGATAGCTATCTGATCGAAATCACCGCCGACATCTTCAAGAAGAAAGATCCGAAGACCGGCAAGGACCTGCTCGACATCGTGCTCGACCGCGCCGCACAGAAAGGCACCGGCAAGTGGACCAGCCAGAATGCGCTGGACCTCGGCGTGCCGCTGCCGCTGATTACCGAATCGGTGTTTGCGCGCTTGTTGTCTTCGCTCAAGGAACAGCGCGTGGAAGCCAGCAAGCAGCTTGCCGGCCCGAACAACACGTTCAAGGGCGATTGTACGGCCTTTATCGAATCGGTGCGCCGTGCGCTATACCTGAGCAAGATCGTCTCGTACGCCCAGGGCTTTGCCCAGTTGCGCGCCGCGTCCGAGGAGTACAAGTGGGACCTGCCGTACGGCAACATCGCCAAGATTTTCCGCGCGGGCTGCATCATCCGTGCACGTTTCCTGCAAAAGATTACCGACGCTTACGACCACAATCCCAAGATCGTCAATCTGTTGCTCGACCCGTACTTCAAGAAGATCGCCGGCGATTATCAGCAGGCCTTGCGTGATGTGGTATCGGCGGCGGTGCAGGCGGGTGTGGCGGTGCCGGGTTTCTCATCGGCCATTGCATATTACGACAGCTATCGCACGGAGCGCCTGCCGGCCAACCTGATTCAGGCCCAGCGCGATTACTTCGGTGCGCATACGTTTGAGCGTATCGATGAGCCGGGTAGCTTCCACGAGAGTTGGGCGCCCGGGGCTTAAGAGCCCCCTCACCCCCGGCAGAGCCAGGGGAGAGGGAGCCAAAAGCGCGCAACGTTGACACTTTCCTCAGTCAGTTCCCTCTCCCCTGGCTCTGCCGGGGGTGAGGGTTAGGGTGAGGGGGCGCTCTTGCTCTTCACCGTCAACTCCACTGATCACACCCGTGCCCGAACTCCCCGAAGTCGAAACCACGCGCCGCGGCATCGCCCCGCACTTGATCGGCCGACGCATCACGGCGGTGACGTTGCGCCGTACCGATCTGCGCTGGCCGATTCCAAAGGAAATCACCGAGCTTTTGCCAGGCCAACGCATCGACGCGGTCGAACGTCGCGCGAAATACCTGCTACTACATACGCAGGCCGGCAGCGCGCTGTTGCACCTGGGCATGTCCGGCATGCTGCGCGTGCTGCCGCCCGATGCACCGTTGGGCAAGCACGACCACGTCGACATCGTCGTCGAGGCCAAGGCAACTCAAGGCGAGCGCGTCCTGCGCTTCACCGATCCGCGCCGCTTCGGCTGCCTGTTATGGCAGCCGCCGGAAAGCACGCATGAGCTATTGGCCGACCTCGGCCCTGAACCGTTAACCGACGATTTTGACGGCGATCTGCTGTGGCGCATGTCACGCGGCCGCAAAGCGGCGGTGAAGTTGTTCCTGATGGATAACGCCATCGTGGTTGGCGTCGGAAACATCTATGCCAGCGAAGCCTTGTTCGCGGCAGGCATCGACCCCCGCCGCGCCGCCGGCTCGGTATCGCGCGAACGCTACGCGCGCTTGGCGGCTGAGGTGAAACGCATCCTCGCGTGGGCCATTGAACGTGGCGGCACCACGCTTCGCGATTTTCTCAATCCTGACGGCGCACCCGGCTATTTCTTTCGCGAGTTGAACGTCTATGGCCGCGAAGGCGAGCCGTGCCGCACGTGCAGTACGCCGATTCGCCAGACCGTGCTTGGACAACGCTCCACTTTCTGGTGTCCACGCTGCCAGCGTTGAACATCCACGACCACACTGAAGCTTTTCAGCTTGACCCCACGCCAACTTCGTCCGTGAACGAGTAACCCCGGCAAAGCTTGCGATAAAGAATATGAGCCGGCGTCGGCTCAGGGATCTTTCGTGCGCAACATACCTATATCGATACTTCTCTGGGCTATTTCATTTGGCGCAGCGGCAAGTAATACGGCCGCTCCTTTTATCGATACGTTCGATCTTCCTTTTGATCGATACACCTGGCTGACTACGCACAACGCGTTCAACTATGGATTCACCCCGGTTCCAAACCAGACCTACCGCATACCCGAGCAATTGCGCGATGGCGTGCGGGGCTTGATGCTCGATTTCGTCCAATCACGCGGACGGATTTATCTATGCCACAGCGTTTGCCTTTCCGGCGAGCTGACGTTGGAAGCAACGTTCAACGAGCAAATCATGCCCTTTTTACGAACCCATCCAGATGCCATATTGACCTTGCATGTGGAGGATGGCGCTTCACGCAGCATGCTTCATACCGCACTCAATGGCGTGCCAGGCCTGGCAAGCATGACGTTCGATCCGCAAACATGGGATACACCCGATTGGCCCACGCCGCGACAAATGATCGGTGCTGGACAACGCTTGCTGATTTTCAATCTGAATAGCGACAACAGCGGCGATTTCGCGGTCGACGAAGGTAACGTGCACATCATGGCAAGTACTGACGGCACCGTTGAAAACTACTGGAGCCTGGGCGACACGATCTTCACCCACGACTACACCTGCAAGAGCCGCTGGAGCGACATTCCCCTCGATCGCAAGAACGTCGCCTTTCCGGGCAAGGCATGGAACCGGCTCTTTGTCATGAATCAGTTTCATGGCGTGAGCCTGGGTTTGCACGCGCGGCTGGACAATCGCTTTGACCGACTGCTCGATCGTGTCGACAACTATTGCGCGATCCCTGCCATGCGCAAGCCAAACTTCATCGCTGTCGACCACTACGAGCAGGGCGACGGCCTGGCATTTTCCGGTGTGGTGACTCAGGGAGGCGTGATCTTCTACAGAGACAACGCTGCCGGTGGAGATATCGTTTGCGGAGTACCCGGTCGCGTTCATATCGACGCGAATATCAAAAATGGCGACTTCACGGGTTGCGAAAATGACGAGGCTCGCTCCGCCCGCATTGCCAACTTGCCGGCAGGAACACGCATCAGCGTCTATGACTCGCCAGATGGCAATACAAGCGACGACTACACCACGATTGTGCTGCGCAAAGACGTCACCAACCTGATCGTCCCGAGCTTCGAAACCACCGGCACAAATGCAGATTGGGAAATCACCTATCGCCGCAAGAACGGGCTGGACGGAAAGATCTCACGCATCGTGATCGATCCGCCGAGCAGCCGCCCATGACAGCGAACGCCAGGGCGCGACATCCAGCGCGCCCTGGCAGCAGGATCAATCCGGCCAGAGAAATTCGACGTAGGTGTTGTTGAAATCAGGATGCTCGAAGTCACCGCCCAGCTTGGCGACAAGACCCGGCACGCCCTCGGCTTCCAGCGACTGGCCATCGACAAAGTGGGCACCGAGCGCCTGCATGTCGGCCAGCCGTTCGCATAACTGCCCTGCGCGGTCGATATCACGATCGGGCACGTTACGCAGGCTGATATCCGGTCGACCGAACTTGCGCATGCCACGCGTATGAACCCAGGACCGGCCGAGCTGGTCTTCGCCGTCGCGCATGATTAGCAGATGGTTGCGCGTGGGCGCGCCATCGGCGATGAGGTAACGGCGACGCCATGCGTCCGCATCGAGCAGACTGACGATCTGTGGGTCGAAAATCGCGGTGCCGCCCACGTCGAGCAGGGCCGCCATCACACCGAACGTATCACGCAGATAGCCGGTCGCCTGGCTGTCCTTGATGCGGCCACGGATCACCAGCACCTGCGGTGCGTCGAGCGCCAGCTTGTATGCCTCGGCGGCGTCTTCCTTGAGCATGCGACCCAGGCCGCCCTTGAGCGGGTAGCCTTCCCACTGGCGCAGCGCATTGTGGTGGTAGCTGGTCATCTCCACGCCATGCGGCAAGCCGTCGCTGCCATAGTCCTGCATCGGCGGGCGGCCGGTGCCGAAATTGCCGAAGACATAGAACTGCAGCAGGATTTCTTCGTCGCTGGGCTGCCAGTGCGGGCGCTGCCAGGCGGGGATGATGACGGGCTTGCTCATAGGGGGAATCCTTGTGGTGACAACGCGAGGGCTCAGGGCCGCTCGCCCAGCGGCAGCACGGTCTGCTGCAATTCGATGCGACCGTGCCCCTCGGTGATGTTCTTGAACTCGGCGCGGCTGACCGAGACATAGCGGTCATTGCCGCCGATCTCAACCTGCGGGCCGTCGGTGACGGCGCGGCCCTGTTCATCTACGCGAACCACCATGGTGGCCTTGCGCCCGGTATGGCAGATCGTCTTGATCTCCTCCAGGTTGTCCGCCCAGGCCAACAGATAACGGCTCCCATCGAACAACTCGCCGCGGAAATCCGTACGCAGGCCATAGGCCAGCACCGGTATGTTCAGCTTGTCCACGACATCGGAGAGCTGCCAGACCTGTGCCTTGGTCAGAAACTGCGCCTCGTCGACGAATACGCAGTGCAAGGCACCTTGCGCGGCGATATCGGCCTGTACCATGGCGAACAGATCCTCCTCGCCGGAGAACCGCCGCGCATTCGCCTTCAGGCCAATGCGCGAGGCCACGACACCCTCGCCAAAGCGGTTGTCCAG from Dyella sp. GSA-30 includes the following:
- a CDS encoding dihydrofolate reductase family protein, with translation MKASVFVGTSLDGFIARVDGALDFLPPGGGEPHGYDEFMATVDALVIGRNTYETVLAFDPWPYGKKRVFVLTTGTLAAAPPGAIVEPMSGDPNDIVSQLSSRGIGHIYVDGGITIQQFLQAGLIQRLIVTRVPVLIGSGIPLFGPLQQDVALKHVATRQYASGLVQSEYDIA
- a CDS encoding ABC transporter ATP-binding protein — translated: MTAPTTVLQLQDVSRHRAGRPAVQGLSLTLDSGQVLGLLGINGAGKSTTLSMIAGALSPDSGEIRLNGEDFLERPELARQVIGWLPERAPLWPELTVIEHLEAHGRLRGLASAALCQARDAVLERLDLTSLSRRLAGVLSQGQRQRLGLACALLHKPGLLVLDEPANALDPVQVSMLRTLIREVADQGAAVILSTHLLAEVTAVCDRVAILHEGTLRYDAAIAGAGHEALEQTFFDIALRGGTGKQAA
- a CDS encoding ABC transporter permease; translation: MSVLAVTRLELRRLFVRPLAWVLAALTLAELAWRFVLLLGAFLANQIKLGATPSGPGYTDLVAVPILSSFLTAGVIPFGLIEMALVIVPVLTMASIAGERTQGTLPLLFGTGLPASRIVLGKYLALLLWLVLWLLLAIAMPLSIAHGVHLDTGKFAAATLGTALALATLAAIGVACSAFSSHPAIAAVASLMIGLALIGVNSGAQMAGIDNGAINWLALSTHLETLLRGLVSTSDVLWFVLVIVFALALATRRLAADKERG
- the gndA gene encoding NADP-dependent phosphogluconate dehydrogenase, encoding MSKQPIGVVGMAVMGSNLALNIESRGHTVSIWNRSRELTDEVIAKHPGKKLVPTYTLEEFVDSLEKPRRILLMVKAGQPTDDTIEKLKPLLDKGDVLIDGGNTFFQDTIRRNQDLAKSGLHFIGTGVSGGEEGALHGPSIMPGGAREAYDLVAPILTEIAAKAPGDGEPCVAYMGPDGAGHYVKMVHNGIEYGDMQLISESYAVLKNVLGLSNDELGKVYAEWNTGELDSYLIEITADIFKKKDPKTGKDLLDIVLDRAAQKGTGKWTSQNALDLGVPLPLITESVFARLLSSLKEQRVEASKQLAGPNNTFKGDCTAFIESVRRALYLSKIVSYAQGFAQLRAASEEYKWDLPYGNIAKIFRAGCIIRARFLQKITDAYDHNPKIVNLLLDPYFKKIAGDYQQALRDVVSAAVQAGVAVPGFSSAIAYYDSYRTERLPANLIQAQRDYFGAHTFERIDEPGSFHESWAPGA
- a CDS encoding thymidine kinase — its product is MAKLYFYYSAMNAGKTTTLLQSAYNYHERGMRTLILTPALDNRFGEGVVASRIGLKANARRFSGEEDLFAMVQADIAAQGALHCVFVDEAQFLTKAQVWQLSDVVDKLNIPVLAYGLRTDFRGELFDGSRYLLAWADNLEEIKTICHTGRKATMVVRVDEQGRAVTDGPQVEIGGNDRYVSVSRAEFKNITEGHGRIELQQTVLPLGERP
- a CDS encoding DUF3052 domain-containing protein — its product is MSPSSTGYSGTPLAKKLGIVEGSRVVTLHAPDGYTRWLSPIPSDVVFEGKVTPLTDIVHVFSTGKAELKVTLETLRNAIKPSGTVWVSWPKKTSKLPTDITDNTIREVALPLGFVDIKVCAVSDVWSGLKLVIRKEQR
- the mutM gene encoding bifunctional DNA-formamidopyrimidine glycosylase/DNA-(apurinic or apyrimidinic site) lyase, with product MPELPEVETTRRGIAPHLIGRRITAVTLRRTDLRWPIPKEITELLPGQRIDAVERRAKYLLLHTQAGSALLHLGMSGMLRVLPPDAPLGKHDHVDIVVEAKATQGERVLRFTDPRRFGCLLWQPPESTHELLADLGPEPLTDDFDGDLLWRMSRGRKAAVKLFLMDNAIVVGVGNIYASEALFAAGIDPRRAAGSVSRERYARLAAEVKRILAWAIERGGTTLRDFLNPDGAPGYFFRELNVYGREGEPCRTCSTPIRQTVLGQRSTFWCPRCQR
- a CDS encoding GldG family protein, which translates into the protein MKRRLSQRLDGWLFALALLLGVAALGYLSTRYDHSFDWTYGGRASLPPESRAVLATLKGPVEIVSYANPQGDLRQTIAGFIQRFQRVKPDINLHFVDPQQDPAAMREQGITVDGALILHYQDREQRLDELDERSLTNALERLARGGERIVAFVTGDGERRADGKGNADLGTFIAQLEGRGMRAVPLNFAQVTGVPEHTNLVVLASPSLALPPAEIKALVDYVNNGGNLLWLTEPSNDDLGLSPLAEALGVRVLPGVLVDGQGVALGLKDPRILALGDYPAQAITRGFMLSTVFPQVSALAKVSNANWGIAPFLRSGAQSWTEFKPIDNAHDSTIRYDADAGELKGPLDFGFALSRISPSPDKAEQRAVVIGDGDFLSNSFLGNGGNRALGERVFDWLLGDDALVNLPPRGAPDRLLQLSQAQLNAVSMGFLLGLPLALLLAGTWIAWRRRRA
- a CDS encoding fatty acid desaturase; translation: MLDAVLTFLSQGLTNASWVTMLVYTLVMTQITIFTVTLYLHRCQTHRGVDLHPLIANFFRFWGWLTTGMVTKEWVAIHRKHHAKVETEEDPHSPQIYGIKKVFLDGVSLYRDASENKEDMEKYGRGTPDDWIERKLFSAHPYWGPTLMAVIDLSLFGVIGGLIWAVQMIWIPFWAAGFVNGIGHWWGYRNFESADTARNLIPWGFWIGGEELHNNHHAFPSSAKFALRKWEFDIGWAAICMLRAVGLAKVLRVAPALDIRPNVHLPDAETLKAVLTHRFQAMTDYYRQVIVPTLRDEAQHAGENIKSVPRRMRLALADGGRWLDNEGRDRMQAVLAKRPTLQTVCDFRTRLSALMEQRGADQALNGLQQWIHEAEQSGIQALQNFAQRLKGYGVTSAA